A stretch of DNA from Noviherbaspirillum sedimenti:
GGCTGCGAATCAGGCCGTCGACCAGGTTACCCTCGATATCGGCGCTACTGACGGCAAAACGCACCGTGATCCCGGCGGTGTCGAGCAGCGTGTTATGCGCCACCTTGCTGGCGGAGGCGCGGTTGAGGTAAATGCCATCGTCGGAACAGGAAGCGATCAGGTTGCCGTCAATGCTGCCGCCATCATGCTCGGTAAGGCAACGACGATCGCGGCAATAATCGCTGCCGGTGCCGCCGCCGCCCAGCGACAAGCCGACGCGCTGGCCGGGCGCACCGCGCAAGGCGCGTTCGCACAGGATGATGTTGCGCTCGAAACGGTTGCCACTGCCCGCGCCCTTGGCAAATGCGCCATAGCTGACGCGGTTGCCTTCCCCCTTGATGAAGTCGCTGATCAGGTTGCCGCGAATGCGCCAGTCGCTGGCGCCGACCAGGTCGATCGGGGTGACCGGGTTGGCGGTCTGGCGCACACTGGCATTGCTCAGGGTATTGGCTTCAATGACGCCATGATCCGGGTAAATATTGCCTTCGCCATTGATCTTGAAATGCGCATTGAAATCGGTGATCACGTTATTGCGCGCAATGAAATGGGATGCCTGCGAGACGACATGAAAAGCATGTTCGCAATCACCATGTTGCCGGCATACGCCCTGGATCGTCAGGTTTTCAAACACCCAGTAAGGCGCGGACACCTTGAAGCCTTCGCTCAGGCCAAACAGCAGGGTGACCGTGCCCGGCTGCTGCGCGCGCACCGTAATCGGCATGGCGGAACTGCCAGGCTGGCTGGCAACGATGGTTCTGTCGCTGAAATGGTAGCTGCCGGGCAGGAAAGTGATCACATTGCCGGGGCGCGCCGCCTGTATCGCAGTGCGGGCGGCAGCGGCGGAATCGACAAATACCACCTGCCTCGCCTGGACTGCCTGCGGGATGGCGGCATTGACTGTCGCAGCCGGCACAGGCTGGGCGCCAAGCGTCAGCGCCGGCAGCGCGAAGGGAAGCTGATCGCCGCGATCAAGTGCGACCAACGTACGCCCGGCCCAGCTGCCGAAGCCGGCGATAAGCGGATTGTGGCCCTCGGCGCGGCGTTCGAGGTACGGCCCCAGACTACGCGGCGCGATTTCCAGACGTTCGACCAGCAGCGCCAATGCCAGCGCCAATGCCAGCGCCAGCAAAGCCAGCGTCGCGGCGGCGCTCCACAGGAAACTCTTGCGGGTAATGAAAGGCGCGGCAGACATGTTTGCGTCAAGACTCCCTGGCGTGGCGAAGCGAAAGGAATGCGGCCACGCGGCCATTGCCTGGCATGCGCCGTGAGCGCAAACGCGTCCGTCATCCGGGGGACAGTTTAAAGGATCGCCGCCGCACTGGCAAAATTCCCGCTATGCCCTCGCCGTACACTCAACATTCAGGCGGCGTGCGGTCGGAATGACCAGGGACCGATCACCAGCGGCATGTCGGTCTGGCCGGCGTTGAGCAGGCGCCGCGCCACTTGCTGGATGCGATATTCATTGCGCCGGTAGATCGCCGCCAGGTCCTGCGGATCAGCATCCTCGGAAAGTAGATACAAGGCTTGCCGCAGCACGATGCATTTGCGACGTGAAAAACCTTCCGCGAGCGTGAACGCCACGCCATCAAGGCCGGGTTCATTGATTACCAGTTCATTTAGCATTGCCATTCTCCCGATTCGCAGAACAAAGTCCCCACGGAAAGGATAAAACCGAACGGCAATTAATCGTTGCGACTAATCAATAGATAAACCTGCGCCTGTCATGCCTGTGCTCATGGATTGTCCAGCAAGCGCCGCACGAATTGCGTGACCTCCTGACGCGCCTGCGCATCGTGAAACGTGCTATGCCCGAAAGCCGGCACGATGACACTTTTCGCCTCGGCGCGCCCTGCCGTTTGATCGTCCTCACATAGGACAGAAAGGACCATTTGAATTCGCCGGACTAACGCCTCCAGGACACACCATCGGATGAATCCCGTCGTCCCTCGTCAATTTATTGGCGCATTGCACAAAAAATCCGTCCCGCAGAGCAATCCAACGCCCCTTAAAAATCATTCCACCAAGAACCAAATTCGATCTACAATCAGCCACTGCAATAATAACGGGGGTCGGATGCTTTTTTTCGTGACGGTACTGGTTATCCTGCTGCTTGCCTTGGCCAGCTTTTATCTGGTCTGGTGCGCCACGGAAGATGGCGTGACCATGAAAGAACTCGATAACGTCTATTATCACGATCCTGCCTATATAGCGCATGCCCCGCGCGACGCCTGGAACGATCCGGACTGAGCTGCCGCCTTCACAACGCCGGCTTTCTCTCTGTCAATGAAAATTCGCACTGATTTGCAACTTTATGCTGTAATACAAGCAGCTTCAAGCCTTGTTCCGTTTACGCGAAGTTCCCCTGACCAATTCCTGGAGAAGTGCATGAAAAAACTGCTCGTCTTGCTCGCACTGACTGCCCCGCTCGCCCTGCAGGCCGTCCACGCGCAAACCGCTCAAACTGAGCCAAAGCCGACTGCGCAACAAAGCAAAATGACTACCTGCAATAAGGAAGCTGGCGACAAAAAAGGCGACTCGCGCAAGGCTTTCATGAAACAGTGCCTGAGCGCCAAACCTGCGGCGCCTGCCGACGGCCGCACCGCGCAGCAGGAAAAAATGAAGACCTGCAACCAGAATGCGACCGGAAAAAAAGGCGATGAACGCAAGGCTTTCATGAAGGAATGCCTGAAAAAGGACTGATGTTCCTTTCCCGCCAAAACCCGCCCGCGCGCTCGCCGGGCGGGTTTTTTCATGCCAGCCTGTGTTGCATCGAAGATTGCATTCCCGAAAACTCCGTACGCAAGGAAGGCTGATACAGCGCAAACACGGAATCTCGCGTCTTGTCTAAGGTGTACATAATCACTTCAGGAAAGACCCATCGCCATGGACAAGCAAACCGTTCCAGCCGGCGTAGAGCGCATGGCCAGCCCTTGGCTTGGCACCCTGCACCGCGACTTTCCCTTTTACCACGAGCCGTATAACCAGCCCCCCGCCGCCAATCTTGACCGCATGCTCAAGGCCGGGATCGGCAAGCTGACCGCGAATGTCTCGCCGATGTCGATCTGGATGGCCTACGTCGACTGGCTGGTGCACGTCCAGTGCTCGCCATCCAAGCAACAGGAATTATTGACCGAAGCGGCGCGAAAAATCTGGCGCTGGAACGAATACGAGCTGGAAGTGGCCCAGGACGACCCGCATGCCGAGCAAACCTCGGTAGTCCCGCTACCCCAGGACAAACGTTTTGCCGACCCGGCCTGGCGCCGCTGGCCCTTCAATGTCATTTCCCAAGGATTTCTTCTGACACAGCAATGGTGGCATCGCGCCACCACCGATGTTTCCGGTGTTTCGCTGCACCACGAAGAAGTGGTCAATTTCATGGTGCGCCAGATTCTCGACATGTACTCGCCATCGAATTTCTTGCTGACCAATCCGGTCGTCCTGCACGAAACCCTGCAGACTGGCGGGCGCAATCTGGTGGCGGGAATGCAGAATGCCATGAAGGATCTGGAACACACGATCAACGATACCCATCCGCAAGACCGGTCGAGCTTCAAGGTCGGCAAGAACCTTGCCGTCACGCCAGGCAAGGTGGTATTCCGCAACCGCCTGATCGAGCTGATCCGCTACCAGCCGACCACCGAGACCGTGCACGAAACGCCGATATTGTTCGTGCCGGCATGGATCATGAAATATTACATTCTCGACCTGTCGCCCAAAAATTCCCTGGTCAAATATCTGCTCGACCAGGGCTATACCGTGTTCATGATTTCCTGGAAAAACCCGCTGGCCTCGGACCGCGACATGTCGCTGGAGGATTACCGCAAGCTGGGTGTCATGGACGCCCTGGAAGCGGTGCTCGAACAGACCGGCGCATCGCATATCAATGCGGTCGGCTATTGCCTCGGTGGTACGCTATTGTCGATTGCCGCAGCTGCCATGGCGCGCCACCATGACCGGCGGCTGGCCAGCATGACGCTGTTCGCTTCGCAAGTCGATTTCAAGGAACCCGGCGAACTGTCGCTGTTCATCGACGAAAGCCAGATTACGCTGCTTGAGGCAATCATGTGGGACCAGGGCTATCTTGACACCAAACAGATGGCCGGTGCCTTCCAGCTGTTGCGCTCGAACGACCTGATCTGGTCGCGCCGGCTGAACCAGTACTTGCTGGGGCGGTCGGAGCCTGAAAACGATCTGATGGCCTGGAATGTCGATGCCACCCGCATGCCTTTCCGCATGCATTCCGAGTACCTGCGCAAGCTCTTCCTTGACAATGAACTCGCCGAAGGCGGCTATTGCGTCGATGACCAGCCGGTCGCCTTGACCGATATCCGCGCACCGATTTTTTTGGTCGGCACGCTCACTGACCATGTCGCCCCTTGGCGCTCGACCTTCAAGATCCATTTGCTGGCCGATACCGAAGTCACTTTCCTGCTGACCACTGGCGGCCACAACGCCGGCGTGGTGTCGCCGCCGGGGCAGCCACGCCGCAGCTATCAGGTGGCGACCAGCCAGCATCATGATCCGTATGTCGATCCGGATATCTGGCAAGCCCGGACGCCACGCCAGGAAGGCTCATGGTGGCCGGAATGGGAACGCTGGTTGCGCAAGCACTCCGGCAAGCACATCGCGCCGCCCCCATTCGGCAAGACTCTCTATGATGCACCCGGCAAGTACGTGCTGCAGCCCTGATGCGATTGATGCGATTGATGCGATTGATGCGATACCGGCAGCCTGCGACGGCCTGCGCCACCCACCAGCACAACAGGCCGCTGCTTATCCGCCTTGGTCCACCAACTCAGCCCGCCTTCAACCCGGCAATTCCTCCACGCTCAGCTTGAGCGCGATCAGCTTGTCCTTGCGCCACACCTCGGCGCTGACCGTGGTGCCGGGCCGCGTGCTCCCGACCAGCCGTGCCAGGTCGGCCGGATTCTGCACCGGCTTGCCGTCAAAGGAAAGCAGCACGTCGCCCGGCACGACCCCCGCGCGCGCCGCCGGTCCGCTGCGTTGTACCGCTGCCACCAACACGCCACGGGCTTCCTTCAGCCCCAGCGCGGCGGCGATATCCTGCGTCAATTCCTGTGACTGGATACCAATACGCCCGCGCGTCACCTTGCCGGTTTCGCGTAATTGGCGGGAAATATCCAGCGCGATATCGATTGGAATGGCAAACGAGATGCCCATGTAGCCGCCGGTCTGGCTGTAAATCTGCGAATTGATGCCGACCACATCCCCGCGGGTGCTGAACAAGGGCCCGCCGGAATTGCCGGGATTGACCGCCACATCGGTCTGGATGAAGGGTACATAACTACCATTGGGCAACAAACGCCCCTTGGCGCTGACCACGCCCACCGTAACGCTGTTTTCAAAACCGAAGGGTGCACCAATCGCCGCCACCCATTCGCCCGCCTCCAACCGGTTGGGATCGCCCATCGTCACCACCGGCAAGTTCTTGGCATCGATCTTGATCAGGGCCACATCCGTGTAGCGGTCGAAGCCGATCACCTTGGCCTGGAATTCGCGCTTGTCGGTCAGCTTGACCAAGACTTCATCGGTATCGGCGACCACATGGGCATTGGTCAGCACATAACCATCCGGACTGATGATGAAGCCGGAACCCAGGCCCGCCTGGGGCGCTTCACCGAATTGCGGCAAGCCGCCAAAACGCCGGAAAAACTCATAGAAGGGGTCGCCCTCGCGCAAGCCACTCCCCTCGCCGCCACTGCCCGCGCGCAAGGTGCTGATGTTAACCACTGCCAAGCCTTCACGCTTGACCAGCTCGACGAAATTCGGCAAGGCCAGACCCGGCGCGGGAACCGTGGCCGGCACTGTTTTGCTCGCCGGCGCAGGTGGTGGCGCGGGCGCCGGCGAGCAGGCGGCAAGCGCGATCGCCACGGCCGCTGCCGCGCAATTTGCAGGAATACCCGGGCGCGTGGACATGCTGGCTCCTTGTTTCGGCTCTGACGGGAAGGCTGGCTTATGATGCACCCAAGGCGGGCAGCGGGCATTCATCTGCATCAAGCGCGGTTGCCGACATCTTGAATTCGCCCGCCCTGCCACCATGTTCACATTCATGGGGTCAGGCAAAACCGTCGCCTGGTCACCACTCACAAGGCAAGCCATGTCCCTCCTCCACCTCGTCTGCCCCGCCTGCCAGTCAGTCAACCGCGTTCCCGAAGAGCGCCTGCGCGATGCCCCCGATTGCGGCCGCTGTCATCGGCCGTTGTTTAGCGGCCAGCCGCTGGCATTGACGACCGCCGAATTCGAACGCCACTTGCAAAAAAGCGACATCCCCCTGCTGGTGGATTTCTGGGCGCCGTGGTGCGGCCCCTGTCGCATGATGGCGCCGGCGTTCGAGCAAGCGGCGGCGCAGCTGGAACCGCATTTTCGCCTGGTCAAGGTCAATACCGAAGAAGAACAGACGCTGGCCGCCCGTTACGCCATCCGCAGTATCCCGACCCTGGCAATCTTCCGCCACGGCCAGGAAATCCGCCGCCAGGCCGGCGCCATGGGCGCCGCCGACATCGTGCGCTGGGCGCGCAACGCGCCCCGTTGAGGCCACCCCACGGCGTGCCGCGGCATGAAAAAAGCCGGCGGGGCATGTGCCGCGCCGGCTTGATTTTCTGCAGAGACTTTACTGTGCCTGTTTCAGTTGATCAAGGATCGCCGGATTTTCCAGGGTCGAGATATCCTGGGTGATTTCCTCGCCCTTGGCCAAGACGCGCAACAGGCGCCGCATGATCTTGCCGGAACGGGTCTTGGGCAGGTTGTCGCCGAAACGCAGTTCCTTCGGCTTGGCGATCGGGCCGATCTCCTTGGCCACCCAGTCCCGCAATTCCTTGGCAATCTGCCTGGCTTCCTCGCCGCTCGGACGCGAACGCTTCAGGACCACGAAGGCACAGATCGCTTCGCCGGTGGTCTCGTCAGGCTTGCCGACCACGGCCGCTTCCGCCACCAGCGGATGGGCCACCAGCGCCGACTCGATTTCCATGGTCCCCATGCGATGGCCGGAGACGTTCAGCACATCGTCGATGCGCCCGGTAATGGTGAAGTAACCGGACTCCTTGTTGCGGATGGCGCCATCCCCCGCCAGATAAAGCTTGCCGCCAAATTCTTCCGGGAAGTAACTCTTCTTGAAGCGCTCCGGATCGTTCCAGATGGTACGGATCATCGCCGGCCATGGCCGCTTGACCACCAGGATGCCGCCCTGGCCATTGGGCAAGTCATTGCCGGTCTCGTCGACGATCGCCGCCATGATGCCCGGCAAAGGCAGGGTGCAGGAGCCCGGCACCATGGGGGTGGCCCCCGGCAGCGGCGAAATCATGTGGCCGCCGGTTTCGGTTTGCCAGAAGGTATCGACAATCGGGCATTGCTCGCGGCCGATATTCTTGTAGTACCACATCCACGCTTCCGGATTGATGGGTTCACCCACCGAACCGAGGATGCGCAGGCTGGACAGGTCGTATTGCGATGGATGCACCTTGGCATCGGCATCGGCCGCCTTGATCAGCGAGCGGATGGCGGTGGGCGCGGTATAGAAGATGCTGACCTTGTGGCGGGCGATCATGTCCCAGAAACGCCCGGCGTTCGGGTAGGTCGGGATGCCTTCGAAGACGACTTGCGTCGCGCCCACCGCCAGCGGACCATAGGCAATGTAGGTGTGGCCGGTGACCCAACCGATGTCGGCGGTGCACCAGAAGATATCGGCTGGCTTGATGTCGAAGGTCCACTTCATGGACAGGGCCGCCCACAGCAGGTAGCCGCCGGAAGCATGCTGCACCCCCTTGGGCTTGCCGGTGGAACCCGACGTGTAGAGGATGAAGAGTGGATGCTCGGCATTCACCCATTCCGGTTCGCAGGTGTCGGCCTGGCTGGCCACCAGTTCGTGCAGCCAGAGGTCACGGCCTGCGGCGACAGCGATATTGCCGCCGGTGCGGCGATAGATGACGACATTCCTGATGGTGTCGCAACCGCCCAGCGCCAGCGCTTCATCGACAATGGCTTTCAGGGGCAGGTGCTTGCCGCCGCGCAGTTGCTCGTCGGCAGTGATCACCGCCACGGCGCCGGCGTCGATGATGCGCTCCTGCAGCGACTTGGCGGAAAAACCGCCAAACACCACCGAGTGGGTGGCGCCGATGCGCGCGCATGCCTGCATGGCGGCGATGCCTTCGACCGACATCGGCATGTAAATGACCACACGATCGCCCTTCTGGATGCCAAGGGATTTGAGGCCATTGGCCAGCTGGCATACCCGCCGGTGCAATTCGCGGTAGCTCACCTGGCTCACTTCGCCGCCATCGGCTTCGAAAATCACCGCAGTCTTGTCGGCATTGCCATTGGCGAGGTTGCGATCCAGGCAATTCCAGGAAACATTCAATTCGCCATCGCCAAACCATTTGTAGAACGGCGCCTGCGATTCATCCAGGGTTTGCGTGAAAGGCTTGTGCCAGTCGAGGTTTTCCCGGGCCAGCCTGGCCCAGAAGCCTGCGTAATCCCGGTCGGCCTCGGCGCAGAGCGCCCGGTAGGCATTCATTCCGGAAATCGCCGCATCTTTTACCAGATTGGCGGGCGGATTAAAGATTCGGCTTTCCTGTTTTGCACTTTCGACATCGGCCATTGAGTTCTCCTGCAAGCAGTTGTTATGAATGAAATCACGCTAATTTTATTTTTTTCTATTGTATCGCTTGTTATTCAATTTGCACGGCTATCCGGAAAAGTCTTATTTTTTGACAATTTAATCCCGCAAAATCGGGCAATGGCCATGCATAAGCCAGTGCAAGCCATGGCCGGCGCCGTGTAAAATTGCGGGATTCGTTTTTTGAACCCAAGCATCATTTTCGGAATAAACATGTCACCCAAGGAAGATCTCGAAGTGCGCGCCAGCCGGCCGATCCGTCCGCTACCCAATCTGATTTTCATGAGCCGCTGGCTGCAGCTGCCGCTGTACCTCGGCCTGATCCTCGCGCAAGTTGTCTATGTCTTCCACTTCTGGGTCGAACTGACCGACCTGATCGGCGCCGTACTGGGCGACGCCTCCTCGCTGGCGCATATTCTTTCCGCAGTCTCGATTGATGGCGCCCCGCGCGGCACCAAACTGACCGAAAGCACCATCATGCTGGTGGTGCTGGGCCTGATCGACGTGGTGATGATTTCCAATCTGCTGATCATGGTGATCGTTGGCGGTTACGAAACCTTTGTCTCGCGCATGAATCTGGAGAGCCACCCTGACCAGCCGGAATGGCTCTCGCACGTGAATGCTTCAGTGCTGAAGGTCAAGCTGGCCACCGCCATCATCGGCATTTCCTCGATCCACCTGTTGAAAACATTCATCAACGCTAGTGCCTATGACACCAAGGTGTTGCTGGCGCAAACCGGCATCCACCTGGCTTTCCTGCTGTCGGCGCTGGCGATCGCCTATACCGACAAGCTGCTCGCAGGAGCGCACGGACCGGATTCCCATCATTAAACCTTTGAAGGCACTTTCATGACTATCATCAAGCAAGAAGACCTGATCGAATCCGTTGCAGCGGCGCTGCAATACATCAGCTACTACCACCCGGCCGATTACATCCAGCATCTGGCACGCGCCTACAAGACCGAGCAAAGCCCGGCAGCAAAAGATGCAATTGCGCAGATCCTGACCAACTCAAAAATGTGCGCCGAAGGCCACCGGCCGATTTGCCAGGACACCGGTATCGTCAACGTGTTCCTGAAGATCGGCATGGAGGTGCGCTTCGAAGGCTTCAAGGGTTCGATCACCGACGCCGTCAACGAAGGCGTGCGCCGCGGCTACGCCAATTCCGACAATCTGCTGCGCGCCTCCGTGGTGGCCGACCCGCTGTTCGACCGCAAGAACACCAAGGACAACACCCCTGCCGTGATCCACATGGAAGTCGTGCCCGGCAACACCGTCGACGTGCAAGTCGCGGCCAAGGGCGGCGGCTCGGAAAACAAGTCCAAGTTCGTCATGCTCA
This window harbors:
- a CDS encoding right-handed parallel beta-helix repeat-containing protein gives rise to the protein MSAAPFITRKSFLWSAAATLALLALALALALALLVERLEIAPRSLGPYLERRAEGHNPLIAGFGSWAGRTLVALDRGDQLPFALPALTLGAQPVPAATVNAAIPQAVQARQVVFVDSAAAARTAIQAARPGNVITFLPGSYHFSDRTIVASQPGSSAMPITVRAQQPGTVTLLFGLSEGFKVSAPYWVFENLTIQGVCRQHGDCEHAFHVVSQASHFIARNNVITDFNAHFKINGEGNIYPDHGVIEANTLSNASVRQTANPVTPIDLVGASDWRIRGNLISDFIKGEGNRVSYGAFAKGAGSGNRFERNIILCERALRGAPGQRVGLSLGGGGTGSDYCRDRRCLTEHDGGSIDGNLIASCSDDGIYLNRASASKVAHNTLLDTAGITVRFAVSSADIEGNLVDGLIRSRDDGVVRAVDNLTGAMAASYLGWHTARALYRQPATLDLAWRTAPPRRDAGKTQASDLCGRNRPAQPVYGAFEDFADCLGFPGAARTIAPLAVGMR
- a CDS encoding DUF1488 family protein, whose product is MLNELVINEPGLDGVAFTLAEGFSRRKCIVLRQALYLLSEDADPQDLAAIYRRNEYRIQQVARRLLNAGQTDMPLVIGPWSFRPHAA
- a CDS encoding PsiF family protein; this translates as MKKLLVLLALTAPLALQAVHAQTAQTEPKPTAQQSKMTTCNKEAGDKKGDSRKAFMKQCLSAKPAAPADGRTAQQEKMKTCNQNATGKKGDERKAFMKECLKKD
- a CDS encoding PHA/PHB synthase family protein, with product MDKQTVPAGVERMASPWLGTLHRDFPFYHEPYNQPPAANLDRMLKAGIGKLTANVSPMSIWMAYVDWLVHVQCSPSKQQELLTEAARKIWRWNEYELEVAQDDPHAEQTSVVPLPQDKRFADPAWRRWPFNVISQGFLLTQQWWHRATTDVSGVSLHHEEVVNFMVRQILDMYSPSNFLLTNPVVLHETLQTGGRNLVAGMQNAMKDLEHTINDTHPQDRSSFKVGKNLAVTPGKVVFRNRLIELIRYQPTTETVHETPILFVPAWIMKYYILDLSPKNSLVKYLLDQGYTVFMISWKNPLASDRDMSLEDYRKLGVMDALEAVLEQTGASHINAVGYCLGGTLLSIAAAAMARHHDRRLASMTLFASQVDFKEPGELSLFIDESQITLLEAIMWDQGYLDTKQMAGAFQLLRSNDLIWSRRLNQYLLGRSEPENDLMAWNVDATRMPFRMHSEYLRKLFLDNELAEGGYCVDDQPVALTDIRAPIFLVGTLTDHVAPWRSTFKIHLLADTEVTFLLTTGGHNAGVVSPPGQPRRSYQVATSQHHDPYVDPDIWQARTPRQEGSWWPEWERWLRKHSGKHIAPPPFGKTLYDAPGKYVLQP
- a CDS encoding trypsin-like peptidase domain-containing protein; this translates as MSTRPGIPANCAAAAVAIALAACSPAPAPPPAPASKTVPATVPAPGLALPNFVELVKREGLAVVNISTLRAGSGGEGSGLREGDPFYEFFRRFGGLPQFGEAPQAGLGSGFIISPDGYVLTNAHVVADTDEVLVKLTDKREFQAKVIGFDRYTDVALIKIDAKNLPVVTMGDPNRLEAGEWVAAIGAPFGFENSVTVGVVSAKGRLLPNGSYVPFIQTDVAVNPGNSGGPLFSTRGDVVGINSQIYSQTGGYMGISFAIPIDIALDISRQLRETGKVTRGRIGIQSQELTQDIAAALGLKEARGVLVAAVQRSGPAARAGVVPGDVLLSFDGKPVQNPADLARLVGSTRPGTTVSAEVWRKDKLIALKLSVEELPG
- the trxC gene encoding thioredoxin TrxC, with amino-acid sequence MSLLHLVCPACQSVNRVPEERLRDAPDCGRCHRPLFSGQPLALTTAEFERHLQKSDIPLLVDFWAPWCGPCRMMAPAFEQAAAQLEPHFRLVKVNTEEEQTLAARYAIRSIPTLAIFRHGQEIRRQAGAMGAADIVRWARNAPR
- the acs gene encoding acetate--CoA ligase, giving the protein MADVESAKQESRIFNPPANLVKDAAISGMNAYRALCAEADRDYAGFWARLARENLDWHKPFTQTLDESQAPFYKWFGDGELNVSWNCLDRNLANGNADKTAVIFEADGGEVSQVSYRELHRRVCQLANGLKSLGIQKGDRVVIYMPMSVEGIAAMQACARIGATHSVVFGGFSAKSLQERIIDAGAVAVITADEQLRGGKHLPLKAIVDEALALGGCDTIRNVVIYRRTGGNIAVAAGRDLWLHELVASQADTCEPEWVNAEHPLFILYTSGSTGKPKGVQHASGGYLLWAALSMKWTFDIKPADIFWCTADIGWVTGHTYIAYGPLAVGATQVVFEGIPTYPNAGRFWDMIARHKVSIFYTAPTAIRSLIKAADADAKVHPSQYDLSSLRILGSVGEPINPEAWMWYYKNIGREQCPIVDTFWQTETGGHMISPLPGATPMVPGSCTLPLPGIMAAIVDETGNDLPNGQGGILVVKRPWPAMIRTIWNDPERFKKSYFPEEFGGKLYLAGDGAIRNKESGYFTITGRIDDVLNVSGHRMGTMEIESALVAHPLVAEAAVVGKPDETTGEAICAFVVLKRSRPSGEEARQIAKELRDWVAKEIGPIAKPKELRFGDNLPKTRSGKIMRRLLRVLAKGEEITQDISTLENPAILDQLKQAQ
- a CDS encoding YqhA family protein; the protein is MSPKEDLEVRASRPIRPLPNLIFMSRWLQLPLYLGLILAQVVYVFHFWVELTDLIGAVLGDASSLAHILSAVSIDGAPRGTKLTESTIMLVVLGLIDVVMISNLLIMVIVGGYETFVSRMNLESHPDQPEWLSHVNASVLKVKLATAIIGISSIHLLKTFINASAYDTKVLLAQTGIHLAFLLSALAIAYTDKLLAGAHGPDSHH